The Gossypium hirsutum isolate 1008001.06 chromosome A13, Gossypium_hirsutum_v2.1, whole genome shotgun sequence nucleotide sequence aaattttgaaatttgaaaagtagagggactaaattccaaaatttaaaagTGGGCTTATAACATATTTTACCCTAAAAAAATTGGAATTGCTTATCATCATCGAGCAAATTATGGAAATTTGATGCAATGAAAATATAAAAGGCTCTAGAAGCCATTgaaaagtgataatgataaaGAATTCTATGTGTTGGTCTGATGGTCAAGGTGTTTACCGCCCCCAGTTGTGGCTTATGTTTAAGTCGCGTTACTGTTAGGGCTTTGCCCTCCTCTTATAATTCACTAAAAaaaagtgataatgataaaaataataagagtTAAAGTGAAATGTGTTTTACCTTTTAAAGGGAGTGTATAAATTCATAAATACTTGTTTGATTTATGAAGTAAATTATCCTTATAAATATAGTGAAATAGTTAGGATATAATTGCCATGCCAGCATTTTGCATTAGAAGGCAACAATTTCTGTCTTGCATAACACTTATGTACATAATGAGGGCCATGATGTTTGGTGTGATGGTTAGATTGCATTTCAATCTTATAAATGTACTTTGTTCAGTTGGAATCCCGAGTATCTCGATCTTATTTTACTAGAGTTTACTAAGTGCTAAGTGTTTTAACAATgatgattgaatttatatttagGATGTGTTTCAAACATGCAAGTCAATAATGCTATAGTATAGGGCTAGGTATCGATGCACAGGGACCATGTATTGATATCTCTGCCCCTACACCTCTAAATTTATGGCTTTTAAGCTCAAATTAACCTTGAACCAGGTCTTAATGTTATAGTTTTGTAAAGATACCTTAGAAATGATTTGAAAAGTTTATTAAAACCTTAGAAAATTATCTTTTAATGAACCAAGTGAAAAGTGACTTGATTTTTGAAAGAAGACTTTATTGTCTCATTTTCGAAAGTCTGCATTTTAAGTCGATTGAAAAACCCGAAAACTAGTTTTAGGATTTTACCTCTTCTTAACACTTGGAAATCAATTTGATCATAGTTTGAAATGTATAGCAAAGTTTTAGAAATATGGAATCATGGATGTATTAAAtcctttaaatttgttttatgatAAATGCTTTCCATAAGAAATTTTGTAAGTACAAACATTGTATCTGTGTGATATCATTCATTCGTATTAATCGTCAGTGTCGGTGAGGAGTGTTACAATTTTAAGCTTAAATCTTACAATATgtaatattttattgatttagaaaaatacaaaaaatatcatcataataatataacttattttgtaaaataaatattttttttatcattttccaaTTGATTTAATTCCCGGTTGACTTGACTTGTGACATTAACTCAAATCTATCCTATCATATCCTCAATGAATCTTTGAATTGAGAGGAATGAAGATCCTCCATTGACAATTGCTTTTCTAGCAATTTTAGCCATTTCCTTCACTTTCTTTCTAACCTCATTGCAATCATCCATTACTTGCTTGACCGCTTTTTCCATCTCGTTGGCCGTCACAACATTGTCGATGTTAAGTTGTTCGTAGTCAAGTCTTAGCTCCACCGCTAACCTTAATTCCTTCACCATTTTAAATGCGTTCATTTTTTGTTCAGCGTACATAGGCCATGTTACCATCGGCACCCCGAACCACAAGCTTTCGAGGATTGAGTTCCAACCACAATGGGATACGAATGCTCCTATTGCTTCATGGGCTAAAATCTCCACCTGTGGTGCCCACCCGTCTATCATCATCCCCTTCCCTTGGATCCTTTCCGTGAACCCTTCCGGAAACATATCTTCATTGTAACAAACTCCTCCTAGAGCATCGTTTTGTGATAGTTGCGGCGGTGACGATGATTGCACGCACAAGGACCATAAGAACCTGTATCCGCTTTGCTCAAGTCCAAGTGCTATTTCTTTGACTTGGGGTGCAAGAAAGCGCCCAAAGCTTCCAAAGCAAAGAAATATCACCGATGATTGAGGCTGTTCATCGAGCCATTTCATCACTTTTTTGTGTTGAGCCAAGTCCGACTCAGTGTGTGGCCTACAATTGATATCAAGCACTGGCCCGATGGAGTAAACCGGGGGATTTCTGCCATTGGAGAAATTGCTAATAGCATAAGGTTCAAGCTCTTCAAATGTATTAACCATAATCCCTTTGGCAGCCTTGAACTTTTGAGCAATCATCATATAAGCAGGATAACCATTATCCTTGTCGAACAAGTCAGAAGGCAAAACATTAGGAGGGACGGGATTGATAAATCCCGAGATCAACTCGTCTGGATTGGACCGTTTAAACTCAGGGATATCTCGAGTCTCACCATGTCGGGTCGTCAAGTGGAACAAAAGACTCAAGAACCCTGCATTAGCGGTTAAAAATATATACGAAGGGATTTTGAATTCATGAGCAACGTCGACCAGTGGTACAAACAGCAAATCGAAAACAAACCCTGTAAAAGTCGTCGAATTTAAACTCGATTTTGACGATGAAATGTCAGTGACAACGTTTTTCAAAAGCGGCAAGTGCGTTTCCACAAGGTCAATGACGTGGTCTTCGAACGACTGTCGATGATGATCAACAATCAAAGGAACATCGATGAATTTGAATCGGTCGGGCTTCGAGGCCTTGACTGATTCGATATAAGCATTGGCGAAAGAATCGAAAGGCGATTTAACGAAAACGACGGTGATCAAAATCCGGTTATCATGATCAACGAGACGCTTTGCGAATTCGAGAATTGGGATCAAGTGGCCTTTGCTTGTTTGTGGAACGAATATTAGCTCTACGTTCTTCATTTTTATTGATGTAAAAGTTCATACTGAAACTTAATAGAGAGAATGAGAGTTTAAATAATGGATGtttatttggaaattttaaaaaaaaaatgatatcttcgttgttgttgttgtttttttaattccattttttagtttttttaatgatttccatgtttttagttaaaaatatattttactgtataattcataaataaaaaataagttgctatttttcaaatattttagatttaaatgGTTTCTAGATATTGATTTTAgtcataataacaaatttaaccttccatgtttattttttgtttaatttgatccttatttttctAGTTAAATTTGAGAGAGttaactcatttatttatttaaataatctcattataaattttgatcatatctcctctttttgatacaatacttaaaattactcatagtcctccaacccataaatagtaggataatgcacttcaatgCACTCGAGCtcacgtcctcctacattgaTAACAATGTTTATGCCAATCAAGCTAATACTCAATTGACAActcatttttttaaacaaaaatacttattaaaatattatttttgataatatTGATACAATAGTCTGTGACAAtccatgtatgctttatgtcaaCGTAgcacttttaattttatatatgtcatgtcaataaataattttaaaaaaatattttaaaaaaacaaaaaattcaaaaatttgaaataaagaaagaaaagaaaatgaattttcaCATGAgttgtaatatttaaaattttaatattttattcaatatttccattaaaAACAACAATTCCACTTCAAtagtcaaattattattattatttgataaggTTAAATTTCAACGTAAAACGTTAAACAATTCAGGTTTAATTTTGAAAGATGGGatcaaacaaatttgaaaatttaccaaagcTGTTGGCATGTGTATGTTGATAGcagaaatttattaaaaagaaaaggttCAAATTATTGGCAATGAAATGCACGAATGGTAAAATAATTTATAGTAGTCCTTTTgacattataattaatttataaatataatgcTTTCGATTGAGTCTTAGCCTAATTGATATGGGTATTGTTGTCAACATAAGAGGACACGGGTTTGAGTGCACTGAAACGCATTATCTTCCCATTTATGGGTTGGAGAGGAAATACGGGTAATTCTAGGCATGATATcaaaaagaacatatatgatcagaacttataatgagattgttcaaaaaataaataaatacaaatacaaTGATAAATAGATAAATGGTAAGTTTCACTGGTTTTATAATTCACGGTTTTGAACGATTCACGAGtcatttgatttaatctttttttctaGACTAATATCCCAACCAGTTTCTGGTCCAATTAATTGGTCATTTCCGATTTAAACAACGTTGAATAAAAGTATATAccgatgaaattttaaaaaattgaaattaattttcttgtttaactTTGAACTCGATTAACTTCATTGGTTGGATTGAAGCATTTATCTTCAAGTTACTTGTAATTAACAATTCCAATGTAAAAAATAGTCTCCCTCCTTACATCGCTCCATTTAAAATCTCAACATTTAGTTCTCTTATTTTAACTCGATTCGTTCATACAAATCCTTCATCTATAGGATCAAATAATGTTAACATTTTGCCATTTTGGCAAATCCTAAAACTTTAGGACTTTGAATTGTTAGAGTTCGAGTATCGTATTTTAGTTTCAAGTCCCATCACGTGTAAATCATATCCAAATTTATTATGATCTATATCCagatatattttgattttgattttattacattgtgttgaattaattttaattctaatttattAGATATGCTATTTTTATAATTCATTCTATATTTCCGATAAACTccctaaaatattgaaaattaatttctctaCTGCTATAATTGGTAAATCAACTTTTATAATCCTAAAAGTACTTGTTGCCGATAAAATCATGTGGAAATCCTTCTATGATATTTGTAAACTGCTTGTTTCACTCAATAATCTTATAATAAACTCTATGCTAATGTGATTCTTAATTTTACTAAATTAGATTGCTAGTGTTCTCTAAAAAAACATATGCAAGGTTGTTTAAATTAGATGACTGATTAAACCGAGAACTGATAGGGATATTTGTTCGGAAAAAGGTAATGAATCGATTGATTTAGAAACCGATACAGGCTGGTTCTGAAAACCTTGAACGTAAGTACCCTTTCGGAAATCGTAAGGAAGATAGCAATTTCCAATAACAAATAAGGACACGTACAACCAATGTTACTAAGAATGCGAATCAATTACGAATAAAAACTAGAACACAATTAGTTACTTCTATAAAAACATAATTCGACAGAGTAGTCTTCTTCCAGGAACGAAATATGATATATTCAAATGTAAAACACCATTGATAGTGTCCCAAAAACAAAATTGTGAAGATAATGAAGAACAACACACCCCAAGtagcaaacacattttaaataaaaaagttcatTACCCACTTAAATCTTAGATGGTTAAAACTTACTCCTTGCTCGAAAGGTATTAGTGCGTTTATTtacagttagtgtaaaaacaacaaCGGTGACGATAAAATTAGATATTATAACCTGAGAGAAAATAAGAAAACTAAACGCTACCCACTAAAAGTAAATCCCATTTAAAGTAGTCCTAACTCTTTATGCCttcgtatatttaaaatttaatcacttcatttttatttttaagggaTTTAATCAGGTTAACTGTCTCAAAATTCTTTTGTCAAATTAGCtatgtaatattttgaaataataacttttttcacttgataatcaattaacCATGTAAGAAAAAGATTTGTAATAAGACTTGTATTTTTAACTTGTTCATTGTGAAAAGAAATTATATACCAAGTTCTTCGTTATAATAATTACTAACCCTAAACTTGcaattaaattgagaaatttacTACTATTTTTCCTAAaacacaaaattaatttttttttaaatataaggaGAGTGCATAAAATTAAAGCAGGCACAAGtatttttagtctttatttcTACAAgccaaaatttacagcacatattaaaaaaaaaagacgaaaaattaaaattaaaaaagagagcaaaaaattcagaaaaatcaCCTGCTTTTGCTATCGTAATCAACGATCTCAGAATCAGTAACGGATCTCGAATGTTGAACAATAGATCGACCGATCGAATTGATCCAATCCTCTTTCTCTTTCTCCGTATCAGCGATGAAATACATGGTGGAATCTCGAGTAGAGAGCTCAAAAGCGAATGCCTTATTGACGATATCCTCAGCTCCTTTGACGGTAAGGCAAGATCCTACTGAAACAACACCGCGAGGAGAAGATCGGCGGCTGACTGAAGCCGGATCCTTGAACCATAACAGTTTGCCTTGTTTCAAGATGAACCAACGGCGTCGCCAAGTCTTGATGTAATCACCTTGTTTGGTCAACCAACCGGCTCGTTCCGGGTTGGTCCAGAACTCGACGCCTTTATAATCATCGGGATTCGGGTCCTGACCCGTTGCCGCTCGCCATAGATTCTCCATTTTTTTGAAGAAAGGGAGAGGAAAATGGCGTGTTTTTGAGTGAGATGTGGAATTagatttggattttttttggggggttaaTGGGAGTCGGTCGAAGATGCCTTTGTCTTTTTCAAAACGTCGACGTTTATGTGATAGATACGTGCATTTACCCATGTGAGGTCAAAGATATATATACTTTTACAGCGGTGAAACTCGAACTCGAGTATTTAGTATCTAAAGCCTTAAACCCTTTGTCTTAATAATTTTAGAATCGATTCAATTAGTTTATATAGTTTGATAAAATGTAtagttaaaaatttataaaaataaaatatattaataaattaattttattgatttgtattgacttataaattaattaatctattaTCTCATTCTAAATTCATACCTCGATTAATTTTTAATCTAACTGATCCGATCAATTTTTGTCAAACATGCTAAagctttattaatttaaaatgtatttaatttaagtttctttttctttgttgatAATgtgtaataattttattaaaatatactttaaaaatttatattattagtacattttgaattctt carries:
- the LOC107892667 gene encoding UDP-glycosyltransferase 71D1, with translation MKNVELIFVPQTSKGHLIPILEFAKRLVDHDNRILITVVFVKSPFDSFANAYIESVKASKPDRFKFIDVPLIVDHHRQSFEDHVIDLVETHLPLLKNVVTDISSSKSSLNSTTFTGFVFDLLFVPLVDVAHEFKIPSYIFLTANAGFLSLLFHLTTRHGETRDIPEFKRSNPDELISGFINPVPPNVLPSDLFDKDNGYPAYMMIAQKFKAAKGIMVNTFEELEPYAISNFSNGRNPPVYSIGPVLDINCRPHTESDLAQHKKVMKWLDEQPQSSVIFLCFGSFGRFLAPQVKEIALGLEQSGYRFLWSLCVQSSSPPQLSQNDALGGVCYNEDMFPEGFTERIQGKGMMIDGWAPQVEILAHEAIGAFVSHCGWNSILESLWFGVPMVTWPMYAEQKMNAFKMVKELRLAVELRLDYEQLNIDNVVTANEMEKAVKQVMDDCNEVRKKVKEMAKIARKAIVNGGSSFLSIQRFIEDMIG
- the LOC107891959 gene encoding pleckstrin homology domain-containing protein 1, with product MENLWRAATGQDPNPDDYKGVEFWTNPERAGWLTKQGDYIKTWRRRWFILKQGKLLWFKDPASVSRRSSPRGVVSVGSCLTVKGAEDIVNKAFAFELSTRDSTMYFIADTEKEKEDWINSIGRSIVQHSRSVTDSEIVDYDSKSR